The following nucleotide sequence is from Aminobacterium mobile DSM 12262.
GAGTAAATTCAGGTTGCCTATCTGCCCGTAAATCCTCATCTCGGAAACATTTAACTATCTGATAATATCTATCGAAACCACTTACCATCAGAATCTGTTTGAATATTTGAGGGGACTGAGGCAAAGCATAAAAGGTCCCCGGGTTAACACGGCTGGGCACAAGGTAATCTCTTGCCCCTTCAGGAGTCGATTTAGTCAGCATTGGTGTTTCTATATCTACAAATCGATGACTCCAAAGAAATGTTCGAGTATATTGGATAATTTTATCCCTCATTCTAAGGTTACGTTGCATCTTATCTCGTCTTAAATCGAGATAACGATAATGTAAACGAAGATTTTCATCTACCTTGTCTGTAGCCTCAGAAACTTCAAAAGGCAAAGGAGCAGCAGGAGATAGAAGAAGGAAGTCTTCCACTGCTATTTCTATTTGACCGGTCTTCATTGAGAGATTTTCTGTTCCCTCTGGCCTCTTTTGAACCCTTCCTCGAACGCCAACAACAAATTCACTACGTAGAGCCTTCGCTCGCTCGTGCACTTGAGGGACTAGCTCTGGATTAAAAACAACCTGTACAACTCCTGTATAATCCCAAAGCTCTATAAAAATCAGGCCGCCTAAATCTCTGCGGCGCCGAACCCATCCATTTAAAATTACTGGTTTTTCTACCTCTTCAAGGCCAAGGGTACCACAGAAATGAGTCCGTTTCCAAAAACCATCAAAGTGATCCGACCTGCTACTCATTCTATTACCTCCAACGCATGCAAAATTGCTTTTTTATCGTTTTATTTTTTCCTGTATGTATGCAAGAACTGCACTTTGATCGACCTCTACTTGCTCGCCTGATTTGAGGTCCTTTACATTCACTACACCTTTCTCTAATTCATTTCCACCAAGAATGCAGGCAAAAGAGGCCTCTGATGACGCTGCCGATTTGAACTGTGCTTTCATTCCTCGTTCAAGATAATCCATATCGGCAGAGAACCCTGCGTGACGCAACTCAGAAACAAGCTTCTGAAGTTCAAAACGAGACTCCATATCAAGGCCGATGGCATATACATCCAAAGACGGACTCGAACCGAAAGAACACCCCTGCTCTTCCATCACGAGAATAATACGATCAAGCCCTGCGGCAAAACCTACCCCAGGAGTAGCTGCGCCACCTATGGTTTCGGCCAAATTATCATATCGACCTCCACCACACACAGCATTCTGCGCGCCAAGAGCCCCAGAAAGAATTTCATAAGCCGTCTTTGTATAGTAATCTAATCCTCTTACTAAACGCTTATCTATATGGTAGTGAGCACCAATTCTATCAAGCCCTTGCAAGACTGCGTCAAAATGCTCACGACACTCATCACATAAGCTCGAATAGATATCTGGCGCACCTTCTGTTATCTCCTTACACCCGGCCTCCTTACAGTCTAAAATACGGAGAGGATTGCGCTCAAACCTATTTTGACAGGTTTTACAGAGCTTATCCATTCGGGGAGCAAAGTACTCTTTTAGCCGCTCTCTATAAACAGGACGACATTCAGGACACCCCACAGAGTTTATTACTACTTCCAAGTTCTGCAACTCTAGGCGATGGAAAAGCTCAAGAGAAAGACCGATGACCTCAACATCAACCATAGGATTGGAGGCGCCAAGGCTCTCAAAGTCCAGTTGCCAAAACTGACGGTATCGTCCTTTCTGTGGTCTCTCATATCGAAACATCGGGCCAGCACACCATAGTTTTACCGGCTGAATAGTGCCGTTCATATTATGTTCCAAATAACAACGGACCATAGAAGCCGTAGCTTCTGGACGAAGCGTTAAACTTCTGCCTCCGCGGTCTTCAAAAGTGTACATTTCTTTCTCTACCACGTCCGTCGCTTCTCCAATACCACGGGCAAAAAGGTCTGTTTGTTCAAAAATTGGCAGATGAACCTCAGAGTAGCTAAAATTCCTGGCCACCTCAGATGCTGTTTTCAAGACATATGCCCATTTCCACGATTCTTCAGGGAGTATATCCCTCACACCTCTCGGTGCCTTTATATCTGTCATAAAGCCTACCTCCTATTTATGAGGAATAGTGTATATATCAAATATCAATTGTAAGCGTTATGTAGTTTTATACATTATGCAGGTAAGTATAAACACTCACTGCAAATTTCTCCAGTGGGAAAATAAGGGGGGCAAAAAAGAAAAGCGCAACGGCCTTATTCTGCCGTTACGCCTGTCTGTTTCCTACGGCACATAAAACAAAAAACTATCGAGATTCAAGCTGGAATTTGATAGCTGTCCTTTCTTCGTCATCAATCTCAATTTTCGCAAAAGCAGGAATACAGATTAAATCAATCCCATTAGGAGCTACATACCCCCTTGCAATGGCAATCGATTTCACCGACTGGTTCACTGCGCCAGCTCCAACAGCTTGGACCTCTACCGCCCCCTTCTCGCGAAGAACAGCTGCTATGGCTCCTGCTACGGACTTGGGCTGCGATTTTGCAGAGACTTTGAGAACTTCCATAAAATTCGACCTCCCTTGATAAGCGCCGCAAGAATATAGTAAAGTGCTTGTTCTTTTGCTTAAAATACAAAAGTTTCACTATTTGAAACAAGTATAGTAGCATTGTAAGTCTTTTGGCAAGTGTTTAGCAACAAGAAAGATGAAATTTAATCAATAGTTTCATTAACTATTATTTTTTTATAATCCTCTTTTTCTCCGCAGAAGGCGATTTTGATCCACAAATCTAGGATATGGCAAATGATAAACTTTCCCCTCATCAGGATCTATGAGATGAATAGAAAGTAAACCATTAAGATATATTTCCCTGCCAACACATTCTGGCATGTATTGGTCGTGCCCGAAAAGATTTAATGCACCACTGCTCCGAGGTAACCCCTTATAATCATGGCTGAGATTGAAGTGTAATCCTTTAAGAGTCACCTTACCACTCCATTTTACCGTCTCACTACGTTTAAAAACCTTTTTTACATTCTCTCCATTATCATGATTCCCTAACACTATAATAACATCTCGTTCTCCATCCTCTTCCAGAATAGGGGCTAGAGAGTATAATTTCTGGCAATACTGTGGTAAAGAGAAAGGATATAAGCCAAGTTTTATTTCATCCGCCAAATCTCCTGTATGAATCACAGCACGAGGGTTAAAGAATTTAATAAGCCTCTTAAGAACAGGATAGAACGATGATGGGGTATCGGAAACATGCAAAAAAGCTCTATTCTTCAGATGCGTTAAATCATCAGGAATATAGAGCATATCAAACAGCTGAAAAACAATTTTTTTCCATGTTCCCATACACATCACCTCTAGACTATTTGAAATTTTACCACTTTTATACCAAATTGTAACTAGGAAAACATGGTACCATACAAAGAGTTAGCAGAGTATAGGAGGAACAAGAAGATGTCGGCATCAACTTCAAATACGGCGTTTCCCATAGCAAAAGAACTGGATATTTCTGTATCTCAAGTAGAAGCTGTCAGCTTTCTTTTAGACGAAGGTTGTACTATTCCTTTCATCGCCCGATATAGGAAAGAAGCGACAGGCAGCCTTGACGAAGTCATGATAGTTCGCATTCGAGATAAAAAGAACGAGCTTATGGAAATGGAGAAACGTCGAACGTCTATCCTAAAATCTCTTTCTGAACGAGAGCTGCTGACGGAAGAACTTAAAACAGCTATCTTGGGGGCTCCCAATCTTATAGTTCTCGAAGACATCTACCTTCAATATCGTCCTAAGAGAAGGACACGTGCCAGCATCGCCACAGAGAAAGGCTTGGCTCCTCTCGCTGAAAAAATCCTGAAACAAGAGGGAGGAGTTCCCTTTTCTTATAGCCAGGATTACGTTGATCCAGAGAAGGGCATCAACTCCGTTGACGAAGTCCTACAAGGGGCTATGGACATTCTGGCCGAAAAAATAAGTGAAGATAGGGCGACACGTTCGTGCATCCGCCGCATTTTTGTAAGAGAAGGTATAGTTGTATCATCTGTAGCAAAAGGGATGGAAGAAAAGGGGATAAAATACCAAAACTATTTCGAATGGAAGGAAAAAGCGCTTGCCGCTCCATCCCATCGTATTTTAGCCTTATTCAGAGGGGAAAAAGAAAGGTACTTAACTCTACGAATACGCCCAGAAGATGACCGTTGCTTACGGGAGATAAAAAAACACTTCGTACGCTCTCAAAATGAGGAAAGTAAAATTGTTGAAAAAGCAGTAGAGGATGGGTATAAACGGCTTCTTGCCCCCTCTATGGAAACAGAACTGAGAAATGCCCTTAAAAAAAAGGCTGATGAACAGGCTATTACCGTTTTCGCTCAGAATATCAGAGAAGTACTCATGGCCCCTCCTCTCGGACATAAGAATATTCTCGCTATCGATCCCGGATTTCGGACTGGATGCAAAGTTGTGTGCCTTGACCGTCAAGGAAAGCTTGTTCACACAGAGACAATATTTCCTCACCCCCCACAGAAACGGGAAGAAGAATCTGCTCAAAAGGTCCTAGATATGATGAAACGTTTCTCTATTGAGGCCATTGCAATCGGGAATGGAACCGCAGGAAGAGAAACAGAGAGTTTCATACAAAACATATCTTTTCCGAAGAAACCAATTATTGCAATGGTCAACGAAAGTGGAGCCTCTGTATATTCAGCCTCTGAAATTGCAAGACTGGAGTTTCCCGACTATGATGTAACAGTACGAGGAGCTATCTCTATAGGACGACGCTTAATGGATCCGTTATCTGAACTTATCAAAATAGATCCTCGCTCTTTAGGCGTCGGGCAATATCAGCATGACGTAGACCCCAAAGCATTGAAGCAGGCTCTTGACGATGTGGTAGCCAGCTGTGTTAATGCTGTTGGAGTGGACGTTAACACTGCAAGTAAGGAACTTCTTACTTTTGTTTCTGGAGTAGGCTCTCAACTCGCAGAAAATATTGTACGATATCGAGAAGAAAACGGCTTATACCAAACAAGAGAAGATCTGAAAAAAGTCCCTCGTTTAGGCCCTAAGGCTTTTGAACAAAGTGCGGGCTTTCTTCGTATCCCTGAAGGGAACAACCCTCTTGACGCGAGTGCCGTTCATCCAGAAAATTATGGACTCGTAGAAAAAATAGCTCAAGATTTGGAGACTACTATCCATGCGCTCATAACAGACAACAAACTTCGCAAAAATATATGCTTAGATCGGTACGTTACAGGGGAAATTGGGCTCCCAACTTTACAAGATATAATGGCTGAACTTGAAAAGCCCGGGCGTGACCCACGCCAAAAGTTTGACAGCTTTGTTTTTGCTGAAGATATAACGGATATATCGCATCTACGAAAAGGGATGATTTTACCGGGGATTATTACAAATGTCACGGCTTTTGGAGCATTTGTGGATATTGGCATCCATCAAGATGGGCTTATCCATATAAGTGCCCTTTCCGATCATTTTATAAAATTTCCCCAGCAAGTTGTTTCTCCAGGCCAACGGGTTGAAGTTATGGTGATAGCACTTGATATAGAGAGGAAAAGAATCTCTCTATCCATGAAAAAAAGTGACTTGATAAGGCAGGTGGAGCCCCATCCATGGAACGAGCAAGGGAAAAAGCCTTAAAAAGAGCAGGGATATGTTTCTTTTGTATTTGTTCTCTTGTGTTGTGCCCTTTCGGCGTCTTTTCTAGAGAAAATGAGGGTGGAGTTCCTATTTTAATTCTCGACTCTTACCATAAGGGATACCCTTGGACCGACAGTGTTATCAAGGGTATCCTAACCTCGCTTCATAATGCCTCAATTAAAACAACACCCTACATAGAGTACATGGATTCCCGACGGCTATCTTCTCAAAAGCTCTATCCTTCTTTAAGCAAACTTTACCCCATAAAATATTCTCAAACTCCTCTCGCAGCTATTGTGTGTTCTGGTGATGAAGCTTTCAATTTTCTTTCTCTTTATGGACCAAAGATTTTCCCCGGCATACCCATAGTCTTTACAGGGATTCGAAATATAAAATCACCTATCCAGCAACCCCTTTTGAGGAATTACACCGGTACAGCTCAACATACACCTTTTTTAGCAATGGTGGATGTTATTATGCGGTTACATCCTACCGTCAAAAAAATTATTGTCATTGGGGATACAACAACGGCGGGAGAAAAAGATGTTCAACAGCTCAAAGAAATTTTAACGAGGCAAAAAGATTATATCGAGTCTTTATTTCTTATCTCCCCTACCTTTGAATTATTAAAAAATGCTCTTTCAGAAGAAAGCAAAAGTACAGTTATTATCATTACGTCTTATTTTCTAAACATCCAGGGAGAAAACTGTGCGCTACAGGAAGGAATAAATATTATCCGTTCTATGGGGGATTTTCCTATTTACTCTCATTTAGACGGAGTCCCTTTGCTTAATGGAGTTCTCGGAGGCCCTATCAATCATGGAGAAGAGTTCGGCCATACAGCTGCAAAGATGGTGCTACAAATTCTTTCTGGACGGGCCGTTAAGGATATTCCCATTCGAGAATCTCAACGAATACATTGGCTTTTTAACTATCGCGAGATAAAAAAGTTCGGCATCTCCACATCGCAACTCCCCAGCAACAGTACTATAGTGAATGATCCTTTAGAGGAAATTAAGGAACATTACCATTTCATCGTAGCTAACCTTCTTGTTATAGCTACATTAGGTACTTTGAGCATTCTCCTTTTCAGTAAAATTATGCACCGCCACCATGTTAATGCCGCTCTTATGGAGAACAAAGAATCTCTTAGCGGACTTATAGAAGGGGCACCTGAAGGAATCGTTCTTTTAAATGGGGAAGGATATATATCAAGAGTCAATAAGGAATTTTGCAAAATGTTTAATTATAAGGAGGGCTCTATTCAAGGGGAAAATCTCGCTCAATATATCTCAACATCTGAAGAACGAGTACAGAAAACATCTGAGCTCGTAAAATTATCCCTAAATAAACGTTTCAAAAACATAGAGCGGTTCCAGAATAAAAAGGACGGAACTCCTCTGCCTGTTTCTATGAGTGGATTTCCTGTGGAGAGATTGAGTGGGGAAAAAGAAGCTTTTTTACTTTTTCAAGATCTAACCCGTAAAAAAGCGCAGGAAAGGGCTTTGGCCTTACAATTTCACCTGGAATCTCTCCTCTCCACCGTTTCTTCCCAACTTGTTCTTTCCAGGGATTTTGAAAATGCTATACAAAATGCCCTTCAGGAAATAGGGAAACGTTTAGGTTTGTTAGGATGTGGATTATATCAAAGTAAAATAGAGGCTCCAAACGTATTTCACATTGGGAAAAAGTGGTTCTCTCCTATTTATGAGGGAACGCCCTCGGATTTTTTTACATTTTCTTTTAAAGAAGAACACATTAAATATATAAAAAAAGAGATCCCTGTCACTTTTCCAATAGAGAATAGTTTTCTCTCCGGCCTAAATGCTACTGCCCTCCCTTTCAAAACAAGAGAGAACAGAAATGGGGTTCTTATGCTTCTCTATCAAGAAACAACTCACACGTGGGCTTCTATTAACACTTCTGTTCTCGAAGTGCTTGCAAGCACCATCGGAGAAACATATAAAAAGAAAGAAACACAAGATGAATTGCTCCATACTATCTCCAGATTGAGAGAGACATTTCAATCTACTATTGCTACTATCGGCCATATTATAGAAATGAAAGACCATACCACTTCCGGCCATCAAGGACGAGTCGCTCAACTGAGTCTTGCTATAGCAAAGAGAATGGGATGTTCTTCCATTATCCAAGAAGCAGTCTATAATACGTCCCTCGTTCACGATTTGGGGAAATTGTATATCCCGAGCGAAATTCTTACAAAACCAGAAAAGCTCTCCTCGCTAGAATATCAAATCGTTCAACAGCACCCTCGATTTGGTTTTGATGTGCTGAAACAAGTTCATTTCCCATGGCCTGTAGCTGAAATAGTCCTTCAACATCACGAAAGGCTGGATGGATCTGGTTACCCTGAGGGACTAAAAAACAGCCAAATACTGTTAGAGGCAAAGATTATTGCAGTGGCGGATGTGGTGGAAGCTATGACATCCCCTCGTCCTCACAGAGGTCCCTACGCTATAGAAAAGGCTTTAGACGAAATCGACAGAGGAGCTGGACATCTTTATGACCCCTCTGTCGTATCATGCTGCGTAAACTTATTTAGAGAAGAGCACTTTGAATTTTCCAACTCTAGATCTTCTCCCTTGTAATAAAAACGCTTAAAGCTTTGTATATGCTTCTAATGCTTTGGAGGGTATAGAGCCTTTTGTCGAATCCATCCACTGCAACTCTTCAAAGCTAACGTCTGCTCCAAAAAGATGGTTCCCTCCTGTATCGTAATGACGAGCTGCTTTAATAGCATATTTTTTCTCTGCAGAATTAAAAACATAATCATATTCACTAAAATACAAGGTTTGAGCTTTAGCTTCCTCCAAACCAGCTTCTGCTACTAACGCCTCCACCATCTGTTTCTTTCCAGCCGCCGCTGCATAATAAACTCTTACTGTAGTGAGAGGCATTGAATCAAGCTCATCAACCTTTACCATATACCACCTCAGCTTGTTCTCATCTGCACCTAAATCTACTCGAACATCCCGAGGCTCCGCAAATATAGGTTGACTCGCCACAATTAATATAGCCAAACAAAAGACAAACATACCCCAAAAAACCTTTTCTTTTCGCGTCACTCCTTACCCCTCCTTTCTAGTTCTATTCTGCCATGCATTTATAAACCAGAATCTCATGAAAAACAACCGTATTTCTCGCGATGCCTACTTTTATTCGATCGTTATATTAAACCCCTTTTTCTTGAAAAGGCAGACACAAGCATCTACTACTTGAGGATCTAAAGCCGAACCCTTTAACCGATCCAACTCCTCTAGAGCTTCTGTTAAACCAAGAGCTGGTCTATATGGCCGATGAGAGCACATTGCTTCCACTATATCTGCTACCCCTATGATACGGGCAGACAACAATATTTCATCTCCCTTTAAACCTCGAGGATACCCAGAACCATCGAGACGTTCATGATGCTGATACACAGTCTCTGCCAAGGGCCAAGGGAACTCTATGCGGCTAAGAATAATGTATCCTGCTTCTGCATGGGTTTGAACAAGATTATATTCCACCTCGTTCAAAGGACCTGGTTTACTTAAAATCTCCGAGGGAATCTCTACCTCTCCTATATCATGTATTAAAGCAGCTTTCTCTATATTTCCAATCTCCTCATCAGGCAACCCCAATTCTTCCGCTATAGCACGAGAGAGAATCGCTACCCTCTTTTGATGCCCCAAAGTTAAAGGATTTTTCTTCTCCGCTATAAGCGCCATAACTCCTATAGTCTGCTCCCAAGCCCGTAAAACTTTACTGAAATTTTGCGAGGCGGCAAGCTCTACCTCTTTTCGAAAGGAGACATCAGATATTGTGCCTTGGAGGTAAATGATTTTCCCCTTCTTATCTCGCAATACTGTCGTACGTGCATCCACCCAGATGTTCTTCCCGTCTCTCGTTACAATGCGATATTCCAGAGAAAATTCCTCATCCCCAGCTTCTTCGTGTTTCTGAACCTGCTGAAGTATCCTTTGACGATCTTCCTCTTTAATGATGGAGAGGAAAGGACCTTTCTCTCCTTTAATCTCCACCGGAGTATACCCCCACTGGCTTATATTCTCAGAAACATACTCTACGGGCCAACCTTCCTCTGCTTTCCAACGAAACAAAACTACGGAGCTTTCTTTCACCACGGTCATAGCATAATATAATTGTTCATCTCTATCATGTTCACGTGTTAAATCGTGAAAAACTAAGAATGCACTCTCCACATCTTTGCCTGAAAAAAAAGGAACCACAGAGAACTCACAAGGGAAGAAAGTTCCATCCTTGCGGACACACTGCACAATAGTTCTCGCAAATTCATCTCCTCTATTGATGCTTCGAGCTATAGAGACCGCTCGTCTCTTAAAAAAATCTGGAACTACAATGTCGATAACATTTTGGTCTAAAAGCTCATGCGTAGCATACTGAAAAAGCTTCAAAAAAGCTTCATTGGCACGCTGTATTGCCCCCAGCGCATTCACTAGCACTATAGCATCCTCAATATTATCAAAGAGATTGTTTAAAAGAGCCTTCTCACGATCCATCATGTAATTAACCAGTACCTCTCTAGATAAATTGGAAGCTTTCGCTCAAAGAGAAAATATGTACAGCATCTCTATAATTACAATAACGGGTCCAAATCTTATTAAATAGTATAACATTACCCTGGAATGATGCCTCATTAGGAACTCCCAGAAAAAACATACATAGCGCTAAATAGCGCGATAAAGTCGTTAGCTGTTTGGTTTTCGCTCTTACTAGACAGCTTACAATTTTGCCTTTATAAAATGAAATATGGTTTTGTTCTGACAGTTCAAAAACAAGACGCTCATTAGGGAAGGGGTCTCTTTATGCAAGAAAACATACCAAAGGGCTGCAATTCTTTATGTCGTGCCTGCGCTCACAGAAATATAACAAGCGAAGAAAGTGCAGAACAAAAGATGGCATGGCTAGCCCATGCGCTATCTCCTTGGGGAAAGGAGCTACGCTCCATCAAAACTCCCCTAGCTCAAGAGCGATGGGGATATCGAGAGAAAGTAAGTCTTTTAACCCAATGGAGTCAAGAAGCTCGATGGCAAATAGGAATGATAGCTTGCAAGCATTTTGTCAATCTCCAGACATGTCCTATACACTCGGAACGGGTTCGTAAAATGATTCTTTGGATTTCAGAATCAATACCTACTCCAGAAATATTTTCTCTATCTTTATATGCACAGACAGGAAAACAGGCAACTCTTATTCTAAAAACAAATGTAAAACCCGATCTTTGCTGGTTAGTCGAACACGAAAAATATCTTTCTCAAACAGGAATTGAGGGGCTTTGGCTTCATCTTCATCCTTCCGCTGGTCGTCGCCTTTTCGGGAAAAGAAATTGGCATCTTCTGTGGGGTAAACCTCGATCATATAATGAAATGGGCCTAATATATGGCCCCACAGCCTTCCAACAACTTATTCCCAATCTTTATATACAATCTCTTCGAGAGGCCCAGGATTTCCTGACGCCTCAAAAAAATGATAGTATTATAGATTTATACTGTGGAAGTGGAGCAAGTCTTAGGCTATGGACAATTTTCGGGGCTCGAACTATAGGCGTAGAAATATCAGCAGAAGCTGTAGAAAACGCCTCTATAAACGCTCCTCTTGCTCAGATCTTAAGAGGAACATGTTCCCTTCGCATTCCTCAACTCAACGAATGGGCAAAAAACACGCCCCTTCAACACCGATTAGCCTATGTCAATCCTCCTCGTGTAGGATTAGAACCAGACGTTAGGCATTGGCTCGCTACGGAATATCGCCCTCTGCGCCTCGCTTATCTTTCTTGCAATGCTGGCACTTTAGCACGAGATCTCGCTTTTTTTGAAGGAAACGGGTATTTCGTAGAACACATCACACCCTATGATTTTTTCCCCAATACATACCATGTAGAAACCCTTACCCTTCTTCAAAGAAAAGGAGAATGTCCATACTTTCATCTCGGGCTAAACAAATTTCATTATGAAACATGCTCGTCTTCCCTTGTTATCAAGAAAGTCTGCTTTTCAAAAACAACTTTATCAGTTTAAACCACATTAAACTGAGCAAAGGCAACAAAAAGGTGATAACTCCATCCATAAAATCCAAAGAAGAGAAGTGAAAAATCTGGCGAAAAATCGGGATGGACATAGTAGAGATAAGCATTAAAGAAGCTCCTGCTACCACTAGCCAAAAAGCCTTATTAGGGATTTTGAAAATAGTTAACGTCCCTTGTGTCCATGATCTATTGGTCATAATAAGACCTAAATTAGAGAGAACCAAAACAGCAAAAGTGATAGTTCGTGTCTTTTCTGGAGAAAATCCTGCGAAGACACAAGCTATGAGAACTCCAAGTGCAAGGGCAAGGACACCCAGCCCCTGCAACACGGCTAAAGTTACAGTTGCTCTATCAAAAAGAGGCTTCAAAGGATTTCGAGGCTTTCGATCCATAATATTTTCTTCCTCCTGCTCTGCCTCAAATACTACTGAACAGGCCGGATCAATAATCAATTCCAAAAATACTATGTGAACAGGAAATAAGACTAACGGCCATTCCTTAAAGAAAACAGG
It contains:
- the hisS gene encoding histidine--tRNA ligase, whose protein sequence is MTDIKAPRGVRDILPEESWKWAYVLKTASEVARNFSYSEVHLPIFEQTDLFARGIGEATDVVEKEMYTFEDRGGRSLTLRPEATASMVRCYLEHNMNGTIQPVKLWCAGPMFRYERPQKGRYRQFWQLDFESLGASNPMVDVEVIGLSLELFHRLELQNLEVVINSVGCPECRPVYRERLKEYFAPRMDKLCKTCQNRFERNPLRILDCKEAGCKEITEGAPDIYSSLCDECREHFDAVLQGLDRIGAHYHIDKRLVRGLDYYTKTAYEILSGALGAQNAVCGGGRYDNLAETIGGAATPGVGFAAGLDRIILVMEEQGCSFGSSPSLDVYAIGLDMESRFELQKLVSELRHAGFSADMDYLERGMKAQFKSAASSEASFACILGGNELEKGVVNVKDLKSGEQVEVDQSAVLAYIQEKIKR
- a CDS encoding stage V sporulation protein S, with product MEVLKVSAKSQPKSVAGAIAAVLREKGAVEVQAVGAGAVNQSVKSIAIARGYVAPNGIDLICIPAFAKIEIDDEERTAIKFQLESR
- a CDS encoding metallophosphoesterase; translation: MGTWKKIVFQLFDMLYIPDDLTHLKNRAFLHVSDTPSSFYPVLKRLIKFFNPRAVIHTGDLADEIKLGLYPFSLPQYCQKLYSLAPILEEDGERDVIIVLGNHDNGENVKKVFKRSETVKWSGKVTLKGLHFNLSHDYKGLPRSSGALNLFGHDQYMPECVGREIYLNGLLSIHLIDPDEGKVYHLPYPRFVDQNRLLRRKRGL
- a CDS encoding Tex family protein is translated as MSASTSNTAFPIAKELDISVSQVEAVSFLLDEGCTIPFIARYRKEATGSLDEVMIVRIRDKKNELMEMEKRRTSILKSLSERELLTEELKTAILGAPNLIVLEDIYLQYRPKRRTRASIATEKGLAPLAEKILKQEGGVPFSYSQDYVDPEKGINSVDEVLQGAMDILAEKISEDRATRSCIRRIFVREGIVVSSVAKGMEEKGIKYQNYFEWKEKALAAPSHRILALFRGEKERYLTLRIRPEDDRCLREIKKHFVRSQNEESKIVEKAVEDGYKRLLAPSMETELRNALKKKADEQAITVFAQNIREVLMAPPLGHKNILAIDPGFRTGCKVVCLDRQGKLVHTETIFPHPPQKREEESAQKVLDMMKRFSIEAIAIGNGTAGRETESFIQNISFPKKPIIAMVNESGASVYSASEIARLEFPDYDVTVRGAISIGRRLMDPLSELIKIDPRSLGVGQYQHDVDPKALKQALDDVVASCVNAVGVDVNTASKELLTFVSGVGSQLAENIVRYREENGLYQTREDLKKVPRLGPKAFEQSAGFLRIPEGNNPLDASAVHPENYGLVEKIAQDLETTIHALITDNKLRKNICLDRYVTGEIGLPTLQDIMAELEKPGRDPRQKFDSFVFAEDITDISHLRKGMILPGIITNVTAFGAFVDIGIHQDGLIHISALSDHFIKFPQQVVSPGQRVEVMVIALDIERKRISLSMKKSDLIRQVEPHPWNEQGKKP
- a CDS encoding ABC transporter substrate binding protein; protein product: MERAREKALKRAGICFFCICSLVLCPFGVFSRENEGGVPILILDSYHKGYPWTDSVIKGILTSLHNASIKTTPYIEYMDSRRLSSQKLYPSLSKLYPIKYSQTPLAAIVCSGDEAFNFLSLYGPKIFPGIPIVFTGIRNIKSPIQQPLLRNYTGTAQHTPFLAMVDVIMRLHPTVKKIIVIGDTTTAGEKDVQQLKEILTRQKDYIESLFLISPTFELLKNALSEESKSTVIIITSYFLNIQGENCALQEGINIIRSMGDFPIYSHLDGVPLLNGVLGGPINHGEEFGHTAAKMVLQILSGRAVKDIPIRESQRIHWLFNYREIKKFGISTSQLPSNSTIVNDPLEEIKEHYHFIVANLLVIATLGTLSILLFSKIMHRHHVNAALMENKESLSGLIEGAPEGIVLLNGEGYISRVNKEFCKMFNYKEGSIQGENLAQYISTSEERVQKTSELVKLSLNKRFKNIERFQNKKDGTPLPVSMSGFPVERLSGEKEAFLLFQDLTRKKAQERALALQFHLESLLSTVSSQLVLSRDFENAIQNALQEIGKRLGLLGCGLYQSKIEAPNVFHIGKKWFSPIYEGTPSDFFTFSFKEEHIKYIKKEIPVTFPIENSFLSGLNATALPFKTRENRNGVLMLLYQETTHTWASINTSVLEVLASTIGETYKKKETQDELLHTISRLRETFQSTIATIGHIIEMKDHTTSGHQGRVAQLSLAIAKRMGCSSIIQEAVYNTSLVHDLGKLYIPSEILTKPEKLSSLEYQIVQQHPRFGFDVLKQVHFPWPVAEIVLQHHERLDGSGYPEGLKNSQILLEAKIIAVADVVEAMTSPRPHRGPYAIEKALDEIDRGAGHLYDPSVVSCCVNLFREEHFEFSNSRSSPL
- a CDS encoding HD domain-containing phosphohydrolase; this translates as MMDREKALLNNLFDNIEDAIVLVNALGAIQRANEAFLKLFQYATHELLDQNVIDIVVPDFFKRRAVSIARSINRGDEFARTIVQCVRKDGTFFPCEFSVVPFFSGKDVESAFLVFHDLTREHDRDEQLYYAMTVVKESSVVLFRWKAEEGWPVEYVSENISQWGYTPVEIKGEKGPFLSIIKEEDRQRILQQVQKHEEAGDEEFSLEYRIVTRDGKNIWVDARTTVLRDKKGKIIYLQGTISDVSFRKEVELAASQNFSKVLRAWEQTIGVMALIAEKKNPLTLGHQKRVAILSRAIAEELGLPDEEIGNIEKAALIHDIGEVEIPSEILSKPGPLNEVEYNLVQTHAEAGYIILSRIEFPWPLAETVYQHHERLDGSGYPRGLKGDEILLSARIIGVADIVEAMCSHRPYRPALGLTEALEELDRLKGSALDPQVVDACVCLFKKKGFNITIE
- a CDS encoding class I SAM-dependent RNA methyltransferase; translated protein: MQENIPKGCNSLCRACAHRNITSEESAEQKMAWLAHALSPWGKELRSIKTPLAQERWGYREKVSLLTQWSQEARWQIGMIACKHFVNLQTCPIHSERVRKMILWISESIPTPEIFSLSLYAQTGKQATLILKTNVKPDLCWLVEHEKYLSQTGIEGLWLHLHPSAGRRLFGKRNWHLLWGKPRSYNEMGLIYGPTAFQQLIPNLYIQSLREAQDFLTPQKNDSIIDLYCGSGASLRLWTIFGARTIGVEISAEAVENASINAPLAQILRGTCSLRIPQLNEWAKNTPLQHRLAYVNPPRVGLEPDVRHWLATEYRPLRLAYLSCNAGTLARDLAFFEGNGYFVEHITPYDFFPNTYHVETLTLLQRKGECPYFHLGLNKFHYETCSSSLVIKKVCFSKTTLSV